The proteins below are encoded in one region of Cohaesibacter intestini:
- a CDS encoding TetR family transcriptional regulator: protein MARKTKEEAEKTYFALLEAAADLYSSQGYARTTINEIASHAGMTRGAFYWHFQSKEDVIKGIWENHAYPGFNPVRQALISLPEDDPASAFRVQINRLIDVFARDRLVSRAMFIIIHNMEISDKEGDLHQFLSEQHQMFQDTIATAFKSIEKAGQLKANMDPKVTALSCLCLFVGMVEKALLPFMELDLETEGKELFASFFDAVLEIEPQRTKT, encoded by the coding sequence ATGGCGCGCAAGACGAAAGAAGAAGCAGAAAAAACCTATTTTGCCCTGCTTGAAGCGGCGGCGGACTTATATAGCAGTCAGGGGTATGCTCGCACGACCATCAACGAGATTGCCTCTCATGCAGGCATGACGCGAGGTGCGTTTTACTGGCACTTCCAAAGCAAGGAAGACGTCATCAAGGGCATTTGGGAAAATCATGCCTATCCGGGTTTCAATCCGGTTCGGCAGGCGCTGATCAGTTTGCCCGAAGACGACCCAGCCAGTGCGTTCCGGGTGCAAATCAACCGTCTGATCGACGTGTTTGCCCGTGATCGTCTTGTGTCGCGTGCGATGTTTATCATCATTCACAATATGGAAATTTCAGACAAGGAAGGCGATCTGCATCAGTTTCTGTCTGAGCAGCATCAGATGTTTCAGGATACGATCGCCACTGCTTTCAAAAGCATCGAGAAGGCGGGGCAGTTAAAGGCAAATATGGACCCCAAGGTCACCGCGCTCTCGTGTCTTTGTCTGTTTGTCGGCATGGTTGAGAAGGCTCTGCTGCCATTCATGGAGCTGGACCTCGAGACCGAAGGAAAAGAGCTGTTCGCCAGTTTCTTTGATGCGGTGCTGGAAATTGAACCCCAGCGCACTAAAACGTGA